The sequence TACCACACTATACTGTACCACACTATACTATACCACACTATACTATACCACACTACACTATACCACACTACACTATACCACACTATACTGTACCACACTATACTGTACCACACTACACTATACCACACTATACTGTACCACACTACACTATACCACACTATACTATACCACACTACACTATACCACACTACACTATACCACACTATACTGTACCACACTATACTGTACCACACTATACTGTACCACACTACACTATACCACACTATACTATACCACACTATACTATACCACACTATACTGTACCACACTATACTATACCACACTATACTGTACCACACTATACTGTACCACACTATACTATACCACACTACACTATACCACACTATACTATACCACACTATACTATACCACACTATACTATACCACACTATACTGTACCACACTACACTATACCACACTATACTATACCTCACTATACTGTACCACACTATACCACACTATACTATACCACACTATACTATACCACACTATACTGTACCACACTATATTATACCACACTACACTATACCACACTATACTATACCACACTATACTGTACCACACTATACTATATTGCTCTGTACTTTACCACACTATGTTACATTTTACTAAACTTTATTCACAATGCTATATTATATATTGACCATACTGCACCACACATTGCCATGCAATACTGCACTATACTATATTATGCCCTGGTGTGCTATTCCTTGTTTTACTATACCACACTATGTTATAATATACAAAATTATACTATACTCTACTAATGTATTACTCTATTCAACACAGCGCTATTTTATGTTACGCTATACTATAGTTTACTATAATACGCTATACTATTACACACTACGACATAATATGCTAAACTATGCTGTGTTAGGCTATGCTAAACTTTACTGtaatatactatactataccaGGCCACCACATAATGTGCATAGTAACATCTCATGCTagacaattttatattttgttttgctgtaattCTGAATCTGTCGATTTCTTTCCtcaaagaaaaatcattttcacagaAAGCTAAAATTAAAGCAGAATCTGTTTTAGTCATACATTTGTCCCTGTTTTAAATGAGTGTTTCTTGATTCTGGAACTGTTGTAACTGCAGTTTTGACATGCATgcctttttacaaaaaaacaaaaaaaaaaaacaaaaacaagaaacatataATAGCAAAAACCAAGCCCACCTGAAACTTGAGTTCAGAGTAGCTTCCTACATCGAGCTCCAGTTCGGaaggaaacacttttatttcGGAGAGTTCCCACGCTCCGTTTGTTTCCAGCACACCTTTGGATCCACTTAGAGTCTCTTCTCCTGTCCTGCCAGGAAGCATCTGTATTTCCGAAGCTTgacaaacattcattttcagaGCTCAGTAGTCAGTCAATAGCCATTGAAAGTGAAACACTTTGCTACTATACACTTACAATATAAACGTATAATATTTCATAGGTAAAAACTTGCTTTCACATCAAAATATAACAAGGAAGCACCACAGAGTTCAGATATAATtcttttgtaatggaaatgttGTATAGTTTTctcaccaaagtgtaaatatgACCCAAACGTCAACGTGCAATATTGGATATCAAATGGAAAGTTGTAGATTTCCAGCTTGCAGGAGCTGACCACTCTGATGGGTTTATCATCATAAACATGACCTGTGTTGTTTAAGTAAACGTAGGGAGTTTGAGGAGATTTGTTCTCATccatactgaaataaaaaagaaaagcgaGACAAAATAAACTGAGTTTTGTTCCTGGCtgttctaaaaacattttgattaaaacttCCCTTGTAATACTAAGTTACTGTGAAATAAAGTTGTTAGATAATACttctttaatatttctaatagaAACCCCACCaaagaatgaaaacagattAGACCTACAACTCTGAGATGTGAACATCTGGAACCCAAAGCTTTTCCCGAAGTACAGAGACTCTTTCAGTTCCACATTTCTGCTCATCCCAGCTGAGTCCTGGTATGTTCCACTCCTAtgtcattacaaaaaaaaaaaaccctgctcaGGAGATTAATCACATCAAACAGAAGTTCATTATTATTGCAACGGAGAATTAGATCAAATTTCACAttgtatatttaataaaaaacatatgcATAGAGAGAAAATGTTGAGATTCTGCAGAAATTTGCTTTGTTATTATGAGCTTTGTATCAATTAGTTCATTATTTTCTTACCAGAACTTGCCATAAAAAAGTTGTCAGTGTTTGGGCTTTTTCATCctagaaatgaaacattttttaaattactgcaAGATGATGATGAGTATGACCACTGTTCAGTGCTTTTGAATACATACAGAAAGCTAATTTAACCAGTCTTACAAATACATATCTATAGGTAAATAATTATCTTAAAGAACATAAGTTACTTCTAGGCTCTTGTGTGGGTCTGCTCTCTCTTTCCAAAACCCCATGCATGTACAGGCCGGTTCTGCTGGAGATTTTCTCTCTTAAAGGAAGTTGATCTTTCTTTCTATGTCACCATTTAAGTTAGCAACTCGACGTAATCAACCATCCACTCTCACCACATGCTGGCCCGTTTACATTGTTGGCAAAAATTCTTTTCGATGAATGAATAGTTTGGACTCACCACTCCTAAAATCCCAACCACAGTGATGCTGAGTGTTATTCTGAGCGGCTCTGAGAAGTTTGCGACAGGTGGGATGAGGTTCTTACGGAATAACTGGTCTTCAAGCTCCTTAAACAGGGACTCGGGGGATGGACTGGAGCAGTTTAAAGCTGCTACACAACCTTTGAAAAGGAGacatgaaattaaaacataatttatagcagataaaataaaattctactTCCTATGTTATTTGCATCTACATATTGAGACAAGACTTaatgtagaaatataaaaacaagacaaaatgtacATGTCAAAAGATTGTCTTACCGTGaaacagattgaaaaaaataaggaTTAGTGCAAGAGGTTGGATATTTGAACTCTTCATGATTTTCACACCAGGTTCTTTAGATTATGTTCTGTAGACCAACTCATCAACCGGAGATGTCTCTGTTCTTGTCACATGATTTCATCCGTAACCGTTACCTCCTCCAGCAGCTAATATTGACTTTTGGGACACTGGTGCATGACTCACGTCCTTTACTGCCTCTGTAGTATCTTATGGCTGTATTTGCGTAAAGATAGTGTTTGGATTTACAACTGGTTCTTAAATTCTTTCAGGATACACTTCTGTGACATGAATCAACaacaaactaatttaaactgcaaacttcttccattaaaaataatggacaattaaaaaaaacaaactaccaAGACACAATAATAAATGTACAACTATGCAATGACTCAGGTTAAAATTATAgtacacacatacaaaaaaaaagacataatagAAGCTCTGGCTTCTCATTTTATattattgtcatattttatttaaatgatgttAACAGCAaaaattgctaaataaataatgtcatttattCATGGCATATTTCTACATGACATGCTGATATACATATAAATGTGTTTGCTAAAGTATGGATGGTACATAAGAGTacataggaaaaaaaaggtaacaGTTAAGAACtttctgacaaaataaactttaaaacaaatgagaaattgACTTCAATCACAATTTTCTgttaatcaaaatgtattttttttttttataactgctGCAcatattataactttaaaacacaaaatacatacagtttcaacaacaaacacaaactccaTCACTATCTCAGGAAACCAAGTCTGAgtatatttgtaataaatacaCCTTACATCAGGTTGTGATTATTTGACACATTTGATCCGTGTTCAGTTAGGTCTGACTGATCCAGATGCACCACATGGTGATAATGACCATGGCGTAGCAGCTGATCAGAAGCAGGTAGATGCGGAAGAGCAGGAAGTCGAGGACGTATCCTACATGACACCACTGGTCCAGCAGCTCGCTCTCCTTCTGCACCGACAGAAGATGTGCGTGGAGGTCCTTCAGGTACTGACAGATCAGCTGCAGCTCGGGCAGAGAAACTGTGTCTACACAGAGGAGACGGAATCCAGATTAGTGCTTTTTTTACCCTCAAAATGAACAGGTTTGCACATTGCAAATGTAAAAAGACTAGGACACCcttcttacaaaataaaaatatacatttcctgATATTTCcaatccagtttttatttatctctgaaaaatataatgatttaataaaaggtaaaaaaaaaaatctgatgtacATTCTAATTCCCTGCTTACCTCCGTTGTAGGTTCGGCGCCTGTCGGCTGCTTGGCTGACTGGCTGGATGACCCACGCGCCTGTGCTGCCGTTTGAACTCTCAGGTTTGTCTTCTCGTGTTTTAAGAGTGGGAGAAACACCTTCGGGCCACCGGTAGCAGATCATGGTTGCGATATATTTGAGGACAATGACTCTAACCCAGTTTGGAACGTCCTTATACTTCATGGAGCTGTGATGGAGGACGTTGGTGATGATGACCGTCTCCAGGAGACTGATGACCATGAGAGCCAGACACACGGAGAAATAGATACCTGATGAAGATGAATAAGTAACacgttaaagctgcagtatggcGTTTTCAAAAAGCAAAGAGCAAAAGGGTGAACACAAGAGTGATTAACAGCGgtaaaaccctcctcctggctctgattggtcactTCTGACTGAGTGGGTTCTGCAGGTCCTGCGAGAAAGCAGAGGACCtcaaatttttcacaaattatctgtcaTTATACTGTCATATTGTCAAATTtgacaaatatataaaaacatttctttacaaaaGTTACTTTGACTATGTTACAAAATCTTCTAGCAGTTTGGTAACAAACTCTTTTTAACCAACACAGACCTGATTTTATAACAGTATGCCCTTAACACAATCCCTGACCTATAAGGGGCGTCCCATTAGCTGTGCTGGGCAGCAGGTCGTTCATAATGAGCAGGAAAACAGTGTAACCCAGGATCAAGGTCATTTTGAAGGAGGCCCGGTCCACACTGTGGGGGGGCAGGTAGAAGGACAGAATGTCAATGAGCATGAGGAAGGAGCTCGGGATCAGCAGGTTGACCACGTAGAGCACCGGGCGCCGCCTTATGACCACCTAATGGACAAGAGAAAAACAGTCAGCCTAAAGTGAGCTAATTTTAATTCGTGCACATTTACACACCTGTGGTTTTGATTTATGCTGAATCCTAAAGGAAGTTCATGACCTTTTAGCTGTGACGTCACATTTTCTACACCTGAATACTCTGCTGCCATTTTGATTGTATGGAAGCACAAATGACTCGACTGTTTTCAAAAGATAATCTATTGCTGGATATTGAACTGGCTCTCTCAAGGTGCTCTCTAATGCTGCTCCTAGGCAACAATTTTTACTAATATACTGTCAACATGCCAGATGCAATATTGGATTGAAAGTCACTTACTTTCAATCCAATATTGCAGACAACAAACCACAGTTCCCTAGCAACAGGATTTGTACATTTAAATCTggtaaaatcagtaaaaattaatttctcaaACCCAAAAGGTGATGATGTCCCACTCGTCGATCCCAAACTGCAGGATGGACGTCTCCCCCAGTATTTCCACCAGCTCCCACTCTCCACTGGCTTCCAGGTATTGCTTTGAGTTTTCTGACATCTCGCTAAAAGTCAGAGCTGGACTGACTCTCACGTCACGTACTGAGAACAAGAATTACCAGGCAGTGTGAGCGAGCGCAGCAATAAGAAGAATGTTGATATTGGCTCCccgttgtttatttttttcttgttaaaacacCAAGAAAGCTTTCCTACTTGTATGCATGTAGGAGCCAAATGTGAATGTGCAGTTCTGCACATCAAAAGGAAAGCTGAAGATCTCCAGGTTGCAGGCTGAGACAAGCCGCAGCATCCTGTCCCAGCGAATGTGTCCTGTGTGGTTCACGTAGACGTAAGGACACGCCTGGGAAACATCATCATCCACACTTGGAAGGCGGTGGAGGAGGAAGCAGCAAGGGACAATGAAGTAGATTAGGAGATgtattttcacagaaaacataaTGTCTGTTTACTGCGTGGCCCTCGTATGTATgcctgtgttttttatttgtatgatcTGGATAACTTTATGATGAACTGCTTTGAATTCTCCAGAGTTTGCATACCTCCTTATTATAAGGCTCTAGATGAGAGGTGCAAACATTCaagatgtttctgctgtgttttaggAGAAGCTCTTTGAGTTTGATCTGTGCAGCAGATCCAGGAGGGAACACCAG comes from Gambusia affinis linkage group LG10, SWU_Gaff_1.0, whole genome shotgun sequence and encodes:
- the LOC122838530 gene encoding 5-hydroxytryptamine receptor 3A-like, encoding MILFQQSLSFTSGLLLLAVTRCYGKLVCKEDRSGPTHDSMQAVFDMQPFRPAVNLSNPTIANISFTLYAVLGVNEKAQLLTTFLWLRLFWHNEYLVWEPEECDGVTRISLPVKELWSPDIIVYEFVDDDVSQACPYVYVNHTGHIRWDRMLRLVSACNLEIFSFPFDVQNCTFTFGSYMHTIRDVRVSPALTFSEMSENSKQYLEASGEWELVEILGETSILQFGIDEWDIITFWVVIRRRPVLYVVNLLIPSSFLMLIDILSFYLPPHSVDRASFKMTLILGYTVFLLIMNDLLPSTANGTPLIGIYFSVCLALMVISLLETVIITNVLHHSSMKYKDVPNWVRVIVLKYIATMICYRWPEGVSPTLKTREDKPESSNGSTGAWVIQPVSQAADRRRTYNGDTVSLPELQLICQYLKDLHAHLLSVQKESELLDQWCHVGYVLDFLLFRIYLLLISCYAMVIITMWCIWISQT
- the LOC122838529 gene encoding 5-hydroxytryptamine receptor 3C-like isoform X2; this encodes MKSSNIQPLALILIFFNLFHGCVAALNCSSPSPESLFKELEDQLFRKNLIPPVANFSEPLRITLSITVVGILGVDEKAQTLTTFLWQVLEWNIPGLSWDEQKCGTERVSVLREKLWVPDVHISEFMDENKSPQTPYVYLNNTGHVYDDKPIRVVSSCKLEIYNFPFDIQYCTLTFGSYLHFASEIQMLPGRTGEETLSGSKGVLETNGAWELSEIKVFPSELELDVGSYSELKFQLVLRRRPILYVVNLLVPSCFLVTVDLISFLLPPQSVDRASFKMTLILGYTVFLLIMNDLLPVTGGRTPLINPTANTNSVTISGNQDISKEPQPVKASTSPAAPPEPALEELKKLTRHLSAIRLQVDKHFQGSRTAEEWQMIGIVIDRLLFYLYIVFIIASFITITGIWIWNNTYAP